GGCGGGATATGAACCTTCAGAATATGTTGCTGTGAGGCCTCCTTTGTCGCCCTCAAAACGACACCGATAATGTCCTGGATATCACACCATTCTGCTTTCGGCTTCAATATGCCGCTTTCAAGCCTTACCATATCAAGGAGATTCGCTACAAAACGGTTCATGCGCTGCGCCTCTTCCTTGATTGTATGTAAAAGAACTTCCCTAACTTCCCGGGTATATACATTTCCTTCTGCGAGAAGACTTGTCGCAGCACCTGTGATAGATGCAAGTGGTGTGCGCAAATCGTGGGAGATGGAATTCAACAATGCCCTGTGCAGTTTTTCTGACTCAGCAAGCCACTTTGCCTGTTCGGCTTCTTCTGCCAATTGAACACGGATTATAGCCACAGCGGCAAGATTGGCAAAAGCTTCGATAAGCTGGCGCTGTTCGGGAGAGACGGTCTCCTCTTCATTATTCATCTTGATTGCAAGGACAGCCAGGGTTTTGTCTTCTGCTTTTACTGGAAAGATCAGTTCGCTTGCTTCTCTGAGGATTTCCGTTCCCTTGCCGGCGCTTAACCCATGTTCCAGGACCCAGTGAGCAACAGCCTGCTCCTTGCCGTCAGGCAAAGAATGCTGCGGCGGATAGGAAGCGGCTTGACGCACAACGTCATCGTCCGGGTCGGACACCAGAATTGATACCTGGGCATGTATTGTTTCAGACACTGTTTTTACCAAGGTTTCCAGGACCTGCGGGAGGTCGGCCTCTGCAGCTATTTCCTGACTGAGCGCATATAAGGCGAGCGTTCTTTCTTCCCGTTGCCTGGTTTTTTCCAGCTCATTCCGGAGTTTTGTCGCCATGGTTCCCGTAACGAGGGCTACAACAAGATAGACAGCAAAAATAAAAAGATCCCTCACCTCGCTTACGGTAAAACTGAACACGGGAGGTACAAAAAGAAAATCAAATGCCAGTACACCGAGGAAGGCCGCAAAAAAAGAAGGCCCCCGTCCCCAGCGAACCGCGCTGATAAGTACCGGCAATAAATAAAGAAGGACAATATTTGTCAGGTTAAAAAAAGGTGTCAGAAGTTTGCCTATAATTGTGACAATTATTACCGATAGAAATGTCCACAAATAGTGATTAATCGATATCCGTCTGGAGATAAACATAATATACAAACAGTATACATCACACTGCAAATGATAATCTACTTTGTTAAGGATTTTAAGATACCATTTTATTTATTTGTATCTTTATGATAATAATGTGTGAATTGAACTCAAGTTAAGTAAACTTTAAGGAGAAGTGGGTATGCCCAGATTCAGTGCAAATCTCACCATGCTTTTTACGGAAGTTCCTTTTATGGACCGGTTTGAGCAGGCAGCGAAGGCAGGTTTTAAAGCGGTGGAATACATGTTCCCGTATCCTTACTCGATTGGGCAGTTAGCTGAAAAACTGGAAAAATATAAGCTCGCTCAAGTTCTCTTCAACCTCCCCGCAGGAAACTGGGAGAAAGGGGAACGGGGGGTAGCCTTATTGCCTGACAGGGTCAAAGAATTTGAGGACGGGGTGGGGATTGCCATCGGGTATGCCAGGGCCTTGAAATGCCCTCAGATTAATTGTCTTGTGGGGTTAACACCGGATCTTCCCGTGAAAATAGTACGTGAAACACTTGTAAACAACCTGAGATTCGCCGCTGAAACCCTTGCAGAAGCAAATATCCGTCTCCTCGTGGAATCTCTCAACACAAAGGACATACCCGGATTTTATCTGTCCTCCACCATGGACGCCCTTTCCCTTATAAGAGATATAAACCATCCAAATATATTCTACCAGTATGACATTTACCATATGCAGGTCATGGAGGGTGATCTCACAGACACGATACGAAGAAATATCGACACCATCGGGCATATCCAGACTGCCGACAACCCCGGACGCCATGAGCCGGGAACAGGCGAAATCAATTTTGAAAACCTTTTTCGTTTTATTGATGAAACAGGGTACAATGGTTTCATCGGCTGCGAATATAAGCCCCTCTCGAAAACAGAGGATGGCTTGGGATGGATTAAACCGTATTTAAGGTAATGCCAAAAAAGATATGAAAAACTTTTTTTATTCAGCCGCAGACGGACGCAGACAAAAGCTGGACAGTATTTTATATCGGCTGCCGACCTGGTACCTGATATACTCCATGCCCTTCGGGCAGAGTAAAAGTTTAACATATTCGCCCGTTAGGGCTGAATATTTGATAGGCGGCATAAGTCGCCGGCTATCAAAAAGACTGTTCATTAGTATTCGTCCGCTCCTGTCCGCATTTGTCGAGCGATAGCGGGCGGCAAAATAATTATAGAGGTTTTGACAAAACGCCGGATATACAAAGGAGGAAAGGTTATGGTGAAAATCGGTTTTATCGGATTAGGAATAATGGGCAAACCAATGGCAGGACATTTGGTAAAGGCAGGATATACCCTTTATGTTTTTGATATAATGCATGAATCTGTGGCAGAATTGAAAAGCCTCGGCGCCATTCCCTGCCGGAACTCAAAAGAAGTGGCGGAGAACTCTGAGATTGTTATTCTGATGCTCCCCGATACACCTGATGTAGAAGAAGCATTGTTTGGTCACAATGGAGTATCAAGCGGGGTTAAGTCCGGGTCAGTAGTAGTCGATATGAGCTCCATCTCGCCCATAGCCACACGAAAATTCGCTGAGAAGCTGGCCAAACTGGGAGTGGAGATGCTCGATGCCCCTGTATCAGGTGGACAGCTTGGCGCTCAAAATGTCACCCTGTCAATAATGGTTGGCGGAAAAGCGGAAATATTTGAACAAATTAAGCCTGTTTTTGAAAAAATGGGAAAGAATATCGTTCTTATAGGGGGTAATGGGGACGGACAGGTCTGCAAGGTGGCCAACCAGATTGTGGTGGCCTTGACTATAGAAGCAATAAGTGAGGCGCTTCTTCTCGCATCAAAGGCCGGGGCTGATGTAACGAAGGTAAGGGAGGCGCTTCTCGGGGGCTTTGCCCAGAGCCGTATCCTTGAAGT
The genomic region above belongs to Pseudomonadota bacterium and contains:
- a CDS encoding DUF4118 domain-containing protein yields the protein MFISRRISINHYLWTFLSVIIVTIIGKLLTPFFNLTNIVLLYLLPVLISAVRWGRGPSFFAAFLGVLAFDFLFVPPVFSFTVSEVRDLFIFAVYLVVALVTGTMATKLRNELEKTRQREERTLALYALSQEIAAEADLPQVLETLVKTVSETIHAQVSILVSDPDDDVVRQAASYPPQHSLPDGKEQAVAHWVLEHGLSAGKGTEILREASELIFPVKAEDKTLAVLAIKMNNEEETVSPEQRQLIEAFANLAAVAIIRVQLAEEAEQAKWLAESEKLHRALLNSISHDLRTPLASITGAATSLLAEGNVYTREVREVLLHTIKEEAQRMNRFVANLLDMVRLESGILKPKAEWCDIQDIIGVVLRATKEASQQHILKVHIPPELPLVKADFTLIEQVMINLLENGVKYSPPGSEISISARYHDKMLLVIVADSGSAIPKIEQERVFDKFYRLHSTKNISGTGLGLSICKGIVEAHGGSIWVDSSPEYGNRFTFSLPVSEQPPEQQDTKEGAEHVI
- the hyi gene encoding hydroxypyruvate isomerase, with product MPRFSANLTMLFTEVPFMDRFEQAAKAGFKAVEYMFPYPYSIGQLAEKLEKYKLAQVLFNLPAGNWEKGERGVALLPDRVKEFEDGVGIAIGYARALKCPQINCLVGLTPDLPVKIVRETLVNNLRFAAETLAEANIRLLVESLNTKDIPGFYLSSTMDALSLIRDINHPNIFYQYDIYHMQVMEGDLTDTIRRNIDTIGHIQTADNPGRHEPGTGEINFENLFRFIDETGYNGFIGCEYKPLSKTEDGLGWIKPYLR
- a CDS encoding 2-hydroxy-3-oxopropionate reductase, giving the protein MVKIGFIGLGIMGKPMAGHLVKAGYTLYVFDIMHESVAELKSLGAIPCRNSKEVAENSEIVILMLPDTPDVEEALFGHNGVSSGVKSGSVVVDMSSISPIATRKFAEKLAKLGVEMLDAPVSGGQLGAQNVTLSIMVGGKAEIFEQIKPVFEKMGKNIVLIGGNGDGQVCKVANQIVVALTIEAISEALLLASKAGADVTKVREALLGGFAQSRILEVHGERMIKRTFQPGFKIKLHQKDLNLALQTGRDIGVSLPNTATAQELFTAVSADGGAELDHSAMVQALERLANFAIGGK